In Poecilia reticulata strain Guanapo linkage group LG1, Guppy_female_1.0+MT, whole genome shotgun sequence, one genomic interval encodes:
- the inab gene encoding internexin neuronal intermediate filament protein, alpha b, with protein sequence MNAGCFQLALISEWVHPAFIKETRPPPRSVSTQAKMSYGSDVFSSSSSYRRIFGDSPRFSSSPSRVSSRGGGYRSSSLSRTSISSVGSYSRKSTRSFSAPLEAFDLTQSSILNNEFKIIRTNEKEQMQGLNDRFAMFIEKVRNLEQHNKVLETELVALRQRQAEPSRLAELYQQEIRELRSQLEELNGEKSQLVIERDSIDDDLQKLRGKYEEEFRAREEAEATLKAFKKDVDDATMVRLDLEKKIESLLDEINFLRKVHEEEVAELTDMIQAAQVSVEMEVAKPDLTSALKEIRSQYESMASKNLQSAEEWYKSKFADLTEQASRSTDAIRASREEANEFRRQLQSKTIEIESLRGTTESLEKQLREMEDRHSMEINSYQESMAELENELRTTKSEMARHLREYQDLLNVKMALDIEIAAYRKLLEGEETRIGTGIAYPNPSISAGVGQGYSYQTRIYSSSGKTSKKEGKEEEQQPQSKPTGKVSQREVYEETVVTTKKMEKQQEDIPTNQKN encoded by the exons ATGAACGCCGGATGTTTCCAGCTGGCATTAATTAGTGAGTGGGTCCACCCCGCCTTTATAAAGGAGACGCGCCCACCGCCGCGCTCTGTGTCCACGCAGGCGAAGATGAGCTACGGATCTGATgtgttctcctcctcctcctcctacagGAGGATCTTCGGGGATTCTCCccgtttctcctcctctccGTCGCGCGTGTCCTCCCGCGGAGGAGGCTACCGCTCCTCCTCCCTGTCCCGCACCAGCATCTCCTCCGTGGGCTCCTACAGCAGAAAGTCGACTCGCTCCTTCTCCGCTCCGCTGGAGGCCTTCGACCTGACCCAGAGCAGCATCCTCAACAATGAGTTCAAGATCATCCGCACCAACGAGAAGGAGCAAATGCAGGGTCTCAATGACCGCTTTGCCATGTTCATCGAGAAGGTGCGCAACTTGGAGCAGCACAACAAAGTGCTGGAGACCGAGCTGGTGGCGCTGCGCCAGCGGCAGGCAGAGCCATCCCGCCTGGCGGAGCTCTACCAGCAGGAGATCCGAGAGCTGCGCTcccagctggaggagctgaacgGAGAGAAGTCCCAGCTGGTGATAGAGAGGGACAGCATCGACGACGACCTGCAGAAACTCAGGGGGAAGTACGAGGAGGAGTTCCGCGCCCGGGAGGAGGCGGAGGCCACCCTCAAGGCGTTCAAGAAGGACGTGGACGACGCCACCATGGTGCGCCTGGACCTGGAGAAGAAAATCGAGTCCCTCCTGGACGAGATCAACTTCCTGCGGAAGGTGCACGAGGAGGAGGTGGCCGAGCTGACGGACATGATCCAGGCCGCGCAGGTGTCCGTGGAGATGGAGGTGGCCAAGCCGGACCTCACCTCCGCCCTCAAGGAGATCCGCAGCCAGTACGAGTCCATGGCGTCCAAGAACCTGCAGTCGGCCGAGGAGTGGTACAAGAGCAAGTTCGCCGACCTGACGGAGCAGGCCAGCCGGAGCACCGACGCCATCCGAGCCAGCAGGGAGGAGGCGAACGAGTTCCGGAGGCAGCTGCAGTCCAAGACCATCGAGATAGAGAGCCTGAGGGGGACCACCGAGTCTCTGGAGAAGCAGCTGCGGGAGATGGAGGACAGGCACAGCATGGAGATCAACAGCTACCAG GAAAGCATGGCAGAGCTGGAAAATGAGCTGAGGACCACCAAGAGTGAGATGGCTCGACATCTGAGGGAATACCAGGACCTGCTGAATGTCAAGATGGCTCTGGATATAGAAATCGCTGCATACAG GAAACTCCTGGAAGGGGAGGAGACCCGCATCGGAACAGGCATCGCCTACCCCAACCCCTCTATAAGCGCCGGTGTCGGGCAGGGCTACAGCTACCAGACCCGCATCTACTCCAGCTCTGGCAAGACCTCCAAGAAGGAGGGcaaggaggaggagcagcagccgCAGAGCAAGCCCACCGGGAAGGTGTCCCAGCGCGAAGTCTACGAGGAGACCGTGGTGACAACCAAGAAGATGGAAAAGCAGCAAGAAGACATCCCTACCAATCAGAAAAACTAG